The following coding sequences lie in one Haloterrigena sp. KLK7 genomic window:
- a CDS encoding GntP family permease, with amino-acid sequence MVSEIMLAANIGIAVAIVLSLIILLDIDPAVSLIIGSLYMGIASGLGLTETVSSIGEGFGNLMQGIGIPIIFGIMIGMLLARCGGATRIATTLTDAVPSRYVPYALGLSGAIVAVPVFFDVAFLVLIPMVIALWHETEHSYPVVIGSLVIGAAGAHTFVPPTPNPLAAPDLLGFGLGEMMIAGLLVGFPAVALAIAVYVRVVDRLWDDAADVDDIPFEEDDDGRTDRPSFVASVLPIATPILLILLQTTTEAVTGEPNVYLEFLGSRIIALLAGLLIAIGVYVRTVGREELSDTFSEATRPAGVVLAITGAGGAFGFVIQETEAADTLVNLIGVSGDGVVIVLLAFAIGLIMRVAQGSGTVAGITAMTIMGGVETSVAGSAIALASLSGGMSIGHINDSGFWVVTELTGLEVTGGLKTYTLSEAILSAFGLLGAITIAVVT; translated from the coding sequence ATGGTCAGTGAAATCATGTTAGCCGCCAATATTGGCATCGCCGTAGCGATTGTGCTCTCGTTGATCATCCTGCTCGATATCGATCCCGCCGTCTCGCTCATCATCGGATCGTTGTACATGGGTATCGCGTCCGGTCTGGGACTCACCGAGACGGTCTCGAGTATCGGCGAGGGATTCGGCAATCTCATGCAGGGGATCGGCATTCCGATCATCTTCGGCATCATGATCGGAATGCTGTTGGCTCGCTGTGGAGGGGCCACGCGGATCGCGACCACGCTCACGGACGCGGTGCCGTCGCGGTACGTTCCCTACGCACTCGGACTGTCCGGTGCCATCGTCGCGGTACCGGTGTTCTTCGACGTCGCGTTTCTGGTCCTGATCCCGATGGTCATCGCGCTCTGGCACGAGACGGAACACTCCTACCCCGTCGTCATCGGATCGCTCGTCATCGGTGCGGCCGGAGCACACACGTTCGTTCCGCCGACGCCGAACCCTCTCGCTGCGCCGGACCTGCTCGGGTTCGGACTCGGCGAGATGATGATCGCCGGACTGCTGGTCGGCTTCCCCGCGGTCGCGCTGGCGATCGCCGTCTACGTCCGCGTCGTCGATCGGCTGTGGGACGACGCGGCCGACGTCGACGACATTCCGTTCGAAGAGGACGATGACGGGCGGACCGATCGTCCCTCGTTCGTCGCGTCGGTGCTGCCGATCGCGACGCCGATCCTCTTGATCCTCCTCCAGACCACGACGGAGGCCGTCACCGGCGAACCGAACGTCTACCTCGAGTTCCTCGGCAGCCGAATCATCGCGCTGCTTGCGGGGCTCCTGATCGCGATCGGCGTGTACGTTCGGACCGTCGGCCGCGAAGAACTCTCGGATACCTTCTCCGAGGCGACCCGACCGGCCGGCGTTGTCCTGGCGATCACCGGTGCCGGGGGCGCATTCGGGTTCGTCATTCAGGAGACCGAAGCGGCCGACACCCTCGTGAACCTCATCGGCGTCAGCGGCGACGGCGTCGTCATCGTCCTCCTGGCGTTCGCGATCGGACTCATCATGCGTGTCGCGCAGGGCTCGGGAACGGTTGCCGGAATCACGGCGATGACGATCATGGGCGGCGTCGAGACGAGCGTCGCGGGCTCGGCTATCGCGTTAGCATCGCTCTCGGGCGGGATGAGTATCGGCCACATCAACGACAGCGGCTTCTGGGTCGTGACCGAACTGACGGGCCTCGAGGTGACCGGCGGACTGAAGACCTACACGCTGAGCGAGGCGATCCTCTCGGCGTTCGGTCTCCTCGGCGCAATCACCATCGCCGTCGTCACGTAG
- a CDS encoding alcohol dehydrogenase catalytic domain-containing protein — MKAIVQTGAEEVEVQEREKPTPGPDEVLVAVHSAGLCGSDAHAYKYDGGYEWIPIPRIMGHEYSGRVADVGENVDQFDVGEKVIEEPIHDCGTCFQCKNGQGNVCQNFSITGMHKDGAYTEYVTVETQHLHAVPDAVPLNHAAITEPTSIATRAVLDQSATTPGDNVLVEGPGPIGVLVAAVADSLGANVLVSGLEQDAKYRLPLLENLGIETINAQSADLEECAEEYADGIGFDVVFDATGHHTGLGTALDHVRKGGQVVVVGIPNAASEVTFTAAVRGELEVNTSYGSTWTNFEQALRLMERGEIAVDEIVDTSYSADEPAAAFEAFLESETCKPVFQFSD; from the coding sequence ATGAAGGCGATCGTACAGACGGGAGCCGAAGAAGTCGAAGTACAGGAACGCGAGAAACCAACTCCCGGTCCGGACGAGGTACTCGTCGCGGTTCACTCGGCGGGTCTCTGCGGCAGCGACGCGCACGCGTATAAATACGACGGGGGATACGAGTGGATACCGATCCCGCGTATCATGGGCCACGAGTACTCGGGTCGGGTCGCCGACGTCGGTGAAAACGTCGATCAGTTCGACGTCGGAGAGAAGGTCATCGAGGAACCGATCCACGACTGTGGGACCTGTTTCCAGTGCAAGAACGGTCAGGGGAACGTCTGTCAGAACTTCTCTATCACCGGGATGCACAAGGACGGAGCCTACACGGAGTACGTCACCGTCGAAACCCAACACCTCCACGCCGTCCCCGACGCCGTTCCGCTCAATCACGCGGCGATTACGGAACCGACGAGCATCGCCACCCGCGCCGTCCTCGATCAGTCGGCGACGACCCCGGGGGACAACGTCCTTGTCGAGGGGCCGGGCCCCATCGGCGTCCTCGTCGCCGCTGTCGCCGACTCGCTGGGCGCTAACGTTCTCGTCTCCGGCCTCGAGCAGGACGCGAAGTACCGTCTCCCGCTGCTCGAGAACCTCGGTATCGAGACGATCAACGCCCAGTCAGCGGACCTCGAAGAGTGTGCCGAGGAGTACGCCGACGGGATCGGATTCGACGTCGTCTTCGACGCAACGGGCCACCACACCGGCCTCGGGACCGCCCTCGACCACGTCCGAAAGGGCGGCCAGGTCGTCGTCGTCGGGATCCCCAACGCCGCCAGCGAGGTCACGTTCACGGCGGCCGTCCGCGGCGAGCTCGAGGTCAACACCTCGTACGGCTCGACGTGGACGAACTTCGAACAGGCGCTCCGACTGATGGAACGCGGCGAGATCGCCGTCGACGAGATCGTCGATACGTCCTACAGTGCAGACGAGCCGGCGGCCGCCTTCGAGGCGTTCCTCGAGTCCGAGACCTGCAAACCTGTGTTCCAGTTCTCGGACTGA
- a CDS encoding heparinase II/III family protein: protein MPTAHDHDYPPCEWTVGGLRDALDGPGKAFTLPTYEDEAAWTALRTDELTREPVEALLDDAESARDGDIPSLRASRYLDYERTGTRKRYEAAARERRRRLSALVVAACVERDDDFDPILDYAWALCEQATWTWPAHLGDDSREGLPGAVPSEERTVALFTVGAALLLAEVDAILGDRLHPALRERIRSEVDRRVFTPYEARDDLWWTTATNNWNAVCSAGVALAALYLLDDAGRQARIVARVADSLGYYLDGFGADGGTPEGVGYWNYGVGNYVALADALESATDGSYSLCSPLKLERLATYPLAVELSPGHFVPFSDSDEESVVAPRAAAWLGRRLDEPGLAARGRWEMARRTDAFAGPNVASLPEIVRDLHWTRTVPASWSRATPPTRRYFEGCEWWITRASPADPDGLVVAAKAGHNGEPHNHNDCGSFVVHANGESLLTDPGRPEYDRDYFGPARYEYLTARSLGHSVPYVNGVEQASGEEFAATVLDRRSSSTVDAFEVDLADCYPEDAGLESLRRTVTLDRTDGVVTVGDDAVFTNADNTFESTLVSTFPIRNDERSLIVTGERGRVRVTPNDPDANRSVERLTDAIETADGTRDVWRARITQTVSSCVTSLQLRMTFPSP from the coding sequence ATGCCGACGGCGCACGACCACGACTACCCGCCGTGCGAATGGACGGTCGGCGGCCTCCGAGACGCCCTCGATGGCCCCGGGAAGGCGTTCACGCTTCCGACGTACGAAGACGAAGCGGCGTGGACGGCCCTCCGCACGGACGAACTGACCCGCGAGCCGGTCGAGGCGCTGCTCGACGACGCCGAATCGGCTCGTGACGGCGACATCCCGTCACTCAGGGCCAGCCGGTATCTCGACTACGAGCGAACGGGGACTCGGAAGCGCTACGAAGCCGCTGCACGCGAACGCCGGCGTCGCCTCTCCGCGCTCGTCGTCGCCGCGTGCGTCGAACGCGACGACGACTTCGATCCGATTCTGGACTACGCGTGGGCGCTCTGCGAGCAGGCGACGTGGACGTGGCCCGCACACCTCGGGGACGACTCTCGAGAGGGGCTCCCCGGCGCCGTCCCGAGCGAAGAGCGGACGGTCGCGCTCTTCACCGTCGGTGCGGCGCTCCTCCTCGCGGAGGTCGACGCGATTCTCGGCGACCGTCTCCATCCCGCTCTCCGCGAGCGCATCCGTTCCGAAGTCGACCGTCGCGTCTTCACCCCCTACGAGGCGCGCGACGATCTCTGGTGGACGACGGCGACGAACAACTGGAACGCGGTCTGTAGCGCGGGCGTCGCGCTCGCCGCGCTCTACCTCCTCGACGACGCCGGCCGACAGGCGCGCATCGTCGCACGCGTCGCCGACAGTCTCGGCTACTATCTCGACGGCTTCGGCGCCGACGGCGGAACGCCGGAAGGCGTCGGCTACTGGAATTACGGCGTGGGCAACTACGTCGCGCTCGCGGACGCCCTCGAGAGCGCGACCGACGGCTCGTACTCGCTGTGCTCGCCCCTGAAACTCGAGCGCCTCGCTACGTATCCCCTCGCCGTCGAACTCAGCCCCGGACACTTCGTTCCGTTTTCGGACTCGGACGAGGAGAGCGTCGTCGCACCGCGCGCGGCCGCGTGGCTCGGACGTCGCCTGGACGAACCGGGACTGGCGGCTCGCGGACGATGGGAGATGGCGCGCCGTACGGACGCGTTCGCAGGCCCGAACGTCGCATCGCTCCCCGAGATCGTCCGCGACCTCCACTGGACGCGGACGGTGCCCGCGTCGTGGTCGCGTGCCACCCCACCGACCCGTCGATACTTCGAGGGCTGTGAGTGGTGGATCACGCGGGCGAGCCCGGCCGACCCGGACGGGCTCGTCGTCGCCGCGAAAGCCGGCCACAACGGCGAGCCACACAACCACAACGACTGTGGCTCGTTCGTCGTTCACGCGAACGGCGAGTCGCTCCTCACCGATCCGGGGCGTCCCGAGTACGACCGAGACTACTTCGGCCCGGCCCGCTACGAATACCTTACCGCGCGCTCTCTCGGCCACTCCGTCCCGTACGTGAACGGCGTCGAACAGGCGTCCGGCGAGGAGTTCGCCGCGACGGTACTCGACCGTCGCTCCTCGTCGACGGTCGACGCGTTCGAGGTGGATCTCGCGGACTGCTACCCTGAGGACGCTGGTCTCGAGTCGCTTCGCCGGACCGTAACGCTCGACCGAACCGACGGCGTCGTCACGGTCGGCGACGACGCGGTGTTCACGAACGCGGACAACACGTTCGAGTCCACGCTCGTCTCCACGTTCCCGATTCGAAACGACGAGCGAAGTCTCATCGTCACTGGCGAACGCGGTCGCGTGCGAGTGACGCCGAACGATCCGGATGCCAACCGCAGCGTCGAACGGCTTACGGACGCTATCGAGACGGCCGACGGGACACGCGACGTCTGGCGCGCTCGCATTACGCAGACTGTCAGTAGTTGCGTGACATCGCTACAGCTACGGATGACATTTCCCTCGCCGTAA
- a CDS encoding sugar phosphate isomerase/epimerase produces MQLALSTLSCPDWDLERILSVGRDAGYDGVDFRGYRDEIDVTRHPLFTDRADETRSRLDDAGLSISALSSSITLCEPGDRSDRVAEARRLLEVADAFDVDRIRVFGGGDLDAHSRAELARSGGETMREILSIDGAENVRWVLETHDAWTASADCRRLLDELPADDVGVLWDAAHTVRLADESPRETLDALGDRIEYVHLKDAVYDPDHHDATADGYVYAVPGEGELPMADVVAALRERGYDGWLVFEHEKRWHPSITDPEVALPAFVEWFRDQR; encoded by the coding sequence ATGCAACTCGCACTGTCGACGCTTAGCTGCCCCGACTGGGACCTCGAGCGAATACTGTCCGTCGGTCGGGACGCCGGCTACGACGGCGTGGACTTCCGAGGGTACCGGGACGAGATCGACGTCACGCGCCATCCCCTGTTCACCGACCGAGCCGACGAAACGCGGTCGAGACTCGACGACGCCGGGCTGAGTATCAGCGCCCTCAGCTCGAGTATCACTCTCTGTGAACCCGGCGACCGGTCGGACCGCGTGGCGGAGGCGCGCAGACTGCTCGAGGTCGCCGACGCGTTCGACGTCGACCGCATCCGCGTGTTCGGCGGTGGCGACCTCGACGCCCACTCGAGAGCCGAACTCGCCCGTTCCGGGGGCGAAACCATGCGGGAGATCCTCTCGATCGACGGCGCGGAGAACGTCCGGTGGGTTCTCGAGACCCACGACGCCTGGACCGCCTCGGCCGACTGCCGGCGACTCCTCGACGAGCTTCCCGCGGACGACGTCGGCGTCCTGTGGGACGCCGCGCACACCGTCCGCCTCGCCGACGAATCCCCGCGCGAGACCCTCGACGCACTCGGCGATCGGATCGAGTACGTGCACCTGAAAGACGCCGTCTACGACCCGGACCACCACGACGCGACCGCCGACGGCTACGTGTACGCGGTCCCCGGCGAGGGCGAGCTGCCGATGGCCGACGTCGTCGCGGCGCTCCGCGAGCGAGGCTACGATGGCTGGCTCGTCTTCGAACACGAGAAGCGATGGCACCCCTCGATCACCGACCCCGAAGTCGCCCTGCCGGCGTTCGTCGAGTGGTTCCGCGACCAGCGGTGA
- a CDS encoding hydroxyacid dehydrogenase, protein MEIFVTLPDGELRDDFFPNEVRHRLESLGTVAWNPSTDDLSEDGLRDRIDGVDVLVTGWGSPRVTADVLEAADDLQLIAHTGGSVGTLVSEAVYDAEIRVVSANDVMADYTAEHTLGSILAKLRAVPELDASMKAGGFSADDVDIRTLHGKDVGLVGLGTIGRKLLDHLASFDVSASIYDPYVDAAEIAEYPFATLTDLETALDSAVVSVHAARTEETIGMLDADRLARIPDGALFVNTARAEIVEEAALMEELRSGRLSGVFDVYHREPLPADHDLRELDNVLLTPHVGGSQIRGPLTETVIEDIERFQRDQPLEHEISRRQWRTMTR, encoded by the coding sequence ATGGAAATTTTCGTCACGTTACCGGACGGGGAACTCCGGGACGACTTCTTTCCGAACGAGGTTCGCCACCGACTCGAGTCACTGGGCACGGTCGCCTGGAACCCGTCGACCGACGATCTCTCCGAGGACGGCCTCCGTGACCGCATCGACGGCGTCGACGTACTGGTCACGGGGTGGGGCAGTCCGCGGGTCACCGCCGACGTCCTCGAGGCGGCCGACGATCTACAACTGATCGCCCACACCGGCGGGAGCGTCGGGACGCTCGTCTCCGAAGCGGTCTACGACGCGGAGATCCGCGTCGTGAGCGCCAACGACGTGATGGCCGACTACACGGCGGAACACACGCTCGGCTCGATCCTCGCGAAACTGCGCGCCGTTCCGGAACTCGACGCGTCGATGAAAGCGGGCGGGTTCAGTGCCGACGACGTCGACATTCGGACCCTCCACGGGAAGGACGTCGGACTCGTCGGGCTGGGAACCATCGGCCGGAAACTGCTCGACCACCTGGCTTCGTTCGACGTGTCCGCCAGTATCTACGATCCCTACGTGGACGCGGCGGAGATCGCGGAGTATCCGTTCGCGACGCTGACGGATCTGGAGACGGCGCTGGACTCGGCGGTCGTCTCCGTCCACGCTGCGCGGACCGAAGAGACGATCGGCATGCTGGACGCGGATCGCCTGGCACGGATCCCCGACGGGGCGCTGTTCGTCAACACTGCACGCGCCGAAATCGTCGAGGAAGCGGCGCTCATGGAGGAACTGCGGTCGGGTCGGCTCTCCGGCGTCTTCGACGTCTACCATCGGGAACCGCTTCCCGCCGATCACGACCTCCGAGAACTCGATAACGTCTTGCTCACCCCTCACGTCGGCGGGTCCCAGATCCGTGGACCGCTAACGGAGACCGTCATCGAGGACATCGAGCGGTTTCAGCGAGACCAACCGCTCGAACACGAAATCTCGAGGCGACAATGGCGGACGATGACTCGATGA
- a CDS encoding L-rhamnose mutarotase: MARIAFHLEIADGQREAYREAHEDVPTWLEEAYLESDAGLETYSVFESDGHVFGFMELDDPDAIRDVMETSDEQARWAEEMDGILVDDDTDQWMDEVYRMI, translated from the coding sequence ATGGCACGCATTGCGTTCCATCTGGAAATCGCCGACGGACAGCGCGAGGCGTATCGCGAGGCCCACGAGGACGTTCCCACGTGGCTCGAGGAGGCGTATCTCGAGTCCGATGCCGGCCTCGAGACCTACAGCGTCTTCGAATCGGACGGCCACGTCTTCGGGTTCATGGAACTCGACGATCCGGACGCGATTCGCGACGTGATGGAGACGAGCGACGAGCAGGCTCGCTGGGCCGAGGAAATGGACGGCATCCTCGTCGACGACGACACCGATCAGTGGATGGACGAAGTGTATCGAATGATCTGA
- a CDS encoding LLM class flavin-dependent oxidoreductase, which yields MTDVTFEYNVPVFAGAPKSGTDPTHRDTPCYERLDWETTKESVLKAEELDFDAAWAPDHLMLGRDNAEYECWTLLSALAGLTDDINLGSLVLCNDYRNPALVAKMAATLDVISGGRLELGLGAGWHEPEYEAYGWEYRDGFERLMRLDESIRLMKEMWTADSGDGASFAGDHYEIDGAYCEPGPVQDPHPPILVGGQGEDVTLKLVAKHADVWNTDVFKGTPETLEHKIGVIEDHCETVGRDPDEIEYSWDGHVICTRDEETLDELLDLMLPIQFEEEYVDQADIETEDDARDYFVMGTPEECAEGIQRRIDAGVTKFQCWFVDFPDTGGMELFADEVMPQFR from the coding sequence ATGACCGACGTCACCTTCGAGTACAACGTGCCGGTGTTCGCGGGCGCACCGAAGTCGGGAACGGATCCGACCCACCGCGACACGCCGTGTTACGAGCGACTCGACTGGGAGACCACGAAGGAGAGCGTCCTGAAAGCCGAGGAACTCGACTTCGACGCCGCGTGGGCGCCGGACCACCTCATGCTGGGTCGCGACAACGCCGAGTACGAGTGCTGGACGCTGCTGTCCGCGCTGGCGGGGCTCACCGACGACATCAACCTCGGCTCGCTCGTCCTCTGTAACGACTACCGCAACCCCGCGCTCGTCGCGAAGATGGCCGCGACGCTCGACGTCATCTCCGGCGGCCGCCTCGAGCTCGGGCTCGGGGCGGGCTGGCACGAACCCGAGTACGAGGCCTACGGCTGGGAGTACCGCGATGGCTTCGAGCGGCTGATGCGCTTGGACGAGAGCATCCGCCTGATGAAGGAGATGTGGACCGCTGATTCCGGCGACGGTGCCTCCTTCGCGGGCGATCACTACGAGATCGACGGCGCCTACTGCGAGCCCGGACCGGTACAGGATCCACACCCGCCGATTCTCGTCGGCGGCCAGGGCGAGGACGTGACGCTGAAACTCGTCGCGAAACACGCTGACGTCTGGAACACGGACGTGTTCAAGGGGACGCCGGAGACGCTCGAGCACAAGATCGGCGTCATCGAGGACCACTGCGAGACGGTCGGTCGCGATCCCGACGAGATCGAGTACTCCTGGGACGGCCACGTCATCTGTACGCGCGACGAGGAGACACTCGACGAACTGCTGGACCTGATGTTGCCGATCCAGTTCGAGGAGGAGTACGTCGATCAGGCCGACATCGAGACCGAGGACGACGCCCGCGACTACTTCGTCATGGGCACGCCCGAGGAGTGCGCCGAAGGGATCCAGCGGCGGATCGACGCCGGTGTCACGAAGTTCCAGTGCTGGTTCGTCGACTTCCCCGACACCGGCGGCATGGAACTATTCGCTGACGAAGTCATGCCGCAGTTCCGGTAG
- a CDS encoding enolase C-terminal domain-like protein gives MEITNINVTKVSTDSWGEFVEFPLVTVMSKFDEYNNADGDNPQARRKWMGPVGDVVVEVETDAGITGVGVGNWATGSIETIVDETLSKLVVGEDPHERERLWDMMYRATIPFGRKGAAIEAISAVDLALWDIAGKEAEKPVYELLGGPVTDEIPCYASNLHPVDHEKLEREAQNYAEQGFDAMKLRFRYGPEAGRKGMKENEKIVETVRDAVGDEIAIAGDAYMGWDVRYAKKMLKRLERYDMEWVEEPVIPDDIDGYAEVREASNVPISGGEHEFTRWGHKELLEREAVDILQPDIHRCGGLTELQRIDAMASARDVPVIPHSGTNPTLHFIAASTNAPMAEYFPIPEWYKERQGEQESTYADAIYANPPQAEGGTIPLPETVGLSSATNPEALEHYSVE, from the coding sequence ATGGAGATAACGAACATCAACGTCACGAAGGTCAGTACCGATTCCTGGGGCGAGTTCGTCGAATTCCCGCTCGTCACCGTGATGAGCAAGTTCGACGAGTACAACAACGCCGACGGTGACAATCCGCAGGCCCGCCGGAAATGGATGGGTCCAGTGGGCGACGTCGTCGTGGAAGTCGAGACGGACGCGGGCATCACCGGCGTCGGCGTCGGCAACTGGGCGACGGGGTCGATCGAGACGATCGTCGACGAGACGCTCTCGAAGCTCGTCGTCGGCGAGGACCCCCACGAGCGCGAACGACTCTGGGACATGATGTACCGGGCAACGATTCCCTTCGGGCGGAAGGGGGCGGCCATCGAGGCCATCAGCGCGGTCGACCTCGCGCTCTGGGACATCGCCGGCAAGGAAGCGGAGAAACCGGTGTACGAACTGCTGGGCGGGCCGGTCACGGACGAGATCCCCTGCTACGCCAGCAACCTCCACCCGGTCGACCACGAGAAACTCGAGCGGGAGGCCCAGAACTACGCGGAACAGGGCTTCGACGCGATGAAACTGCGGTTCCGCTACGGGCCGGAAGCGGGCCGCAAGGGGATGAAGGAGAACGAGAAGATCGTCGAGACGGTCCGCGACGCCGTCGGCGACGAGATCGCGATCGCCGGCGACGCCTACATGGGCTGGGACGTCCGCTACGCCAAGAAGATGCTCAAGCGCCTCGAGCGCTACGACATGGAGTGGGTCGAGGAGCCGGTCATCCCGGACGACATCGACGGCTACGCTGAGGTCCGCGAGGCCTCGAACGTCCCCATCTCGGGCGGGGAACACGAGTTCACCCGCTGGGGCCACAAGGAACTCCTCGAGCGCGAGGCCGTGGACATCCTCCAGCCCGACATCCACCGCTGTGGCGGGCTGACCGAACTCCAGCGGATCGACGCCATGGCCAGCGCCCGCGACGTGCCGGTGATCCCCCACTCCGGAACGAACCCGACGCTGCACTTCATCGCCGCCTCGACCAACGCGCCGATGGCGGAGTACTTCCCCATTCCGGAGTGGTACAAGGAGCGCCAGGGCGAGCAGGAGTCGACCTACGCCGACGCCATCTACGCGAACCCGCCCCAGGCCGAGGGCGGCACCATCCCGCTTCCCGAGACCGTCGGCCTGAGCTCGGCGACCAACCCTGAGGCCCTCGAGCACTACAGCGTGGAGTAA
- a CDS encoding alcohol dehydrogenase catalytic domain-containing protein, which yields MKAIVHTGPRAIEIREREKAVPDDDEVLVRVHSAGLCGSDAHAYKYEDGYEWIPIPRTMGHEYSGEVVDVGDDVTDFAVGDHVVEEPIHDCGSCFQCKNGQPNVCQNFEITGMHNDGAYTEYTTVRPRDLHQIPKDVPLGHASITEPLSIATRAVFDQSAVTPGDTVLVEGPGPIGVLVAAVADSMGANVLVSGLGKDTAYRLPLVEELGIETVDVETTDLSDIVDERTDGVGFDAVFDTTGHSSGVEMAIDHVRKGGQVVVVGLPGSPSEVFMTPVVRGEVDVNTSYGSTWRNFEQAIRLLSAGAIDADAIIDRSFSVDDPTAAFEAFLESETCKPVFSFAES from the coding sequence ATGAAGGCCATAGTACATACCGGTCCCAGAGCCATCGAGATCCGCGAACGCGAGAAGGCAGTCCCCGACGACGACGAAGTCCTCGTTCGCGTTCACTCGGCGGGTCTGTGCGGCAGCGACGCGCACGCGTACAAGTACGAAGACGGCTACGAGTGGATCCCGATCCCGCGGACCATGGGCCACGAGTACTCCGGCGAGGTCGTCGACGTCGGCGACGACGTCACCGACTTCGCGGTCGGCGACCACGTCGTCGAGGAGCCCATCCACGACTGCGGCTCGTGTTTCCAGTGCAAGAACGGGCAGCCGAACGTCTGCCAGAACTTCGAGATCACGGGCATGCACAACGACGGCGCGTACACCGAGTACACGACGGTCCGTCCGCGCGATCTGCACCAGATCCCGAAGGACGTGCCGCTCGGACACGCGAGCATCACCGAACCGCTCAGCATCGCGACGCGGGCGGTATTCGATCAGTCCGCGGTGACGCCGGGCGACACCGTTCTCGTCGAAGGCCCCGGTCCGATCGGTGTGCTCGTCGCAGCCGTCGCGGACTCGATGGGTGCTAACGTCCTCGTCTCCGGACTCGGCAAGGACACGGCGTATCGACTGCCGCTAGTCGAAGAGCTCGGGATCGAAACGGTCGATGTCGAGACGACCGACCTCTCCGATATCGTCGACGAGCGAACCGACGGCGTCGGCTTCGACGCGGTGTTCGATACGACCGGCCACTCGAGCGGCGTCGAGATGGCTATCGACCACGTCCGGAAGGGCGGACAGGTCGTCGTCGTTGGGCTCCCCGGCTCCCCCAGCGAGGTGTTCATGACGCCGGTCGTCCGCGGCGAGGTCGACGTGAACACGTCCTACGGCTCGACCTGGCGGAACTTCGAACAGGCCATTCGACTCCTCTCGGCCGGCGCGATCGACGCCGACGCGATCATCGATCGCTCCTTCAGCGTCGACGACCCGACCGCCGCGTTCGAGGCGTTCCTCGAGTCGGAGACCTGCAAGCCGGTCTTCTCGTTTGCAGAGAGCTGA